A genome region from Musa acuminata AAA Group cultivar baxijiao chromosome BXJ3-5, Cavendish_Baxijiao_AAA, whole genome shotgun sequence includes the following:
- the LOC103985033 gene encoding AT-rich interactive domain-containing protein 2, with product MAGCSPSTAAPFESVAEILRKLQTLGFCSDLDVSNKEPPGGENLSCLFDQILSVFLKEIRYRRGEIRPLPAVLGDGLSVDLFKLYSVVQGKGGYDVVSDAHAWPLVAKAIGFDSGIGSSLKLVFFKYLDALDQCLQRGSGEKPMRKRTGYTNPSSLVTRCGSPGTANHKKDCDCNSRLLPSTSKDQCSTPFGDVGTDSDDVVILEDTANGGFNHHKRKRNDLAGMLGWVRKLAKSPADHPSIAKAWPSDKGKGKTYASGEFYALAILSRQAMFFRRIRRTNPNQLHLQVLDEEQKIHTSVYGNGFGSTNQVKATETILGLQTAGWLSRDQQWSLRPVGARFQAQVPNWTSQPTVLSTDSDTLKWLGKRAWPPENQERSPVLDYASIGRGRPNTCQCEWPGSVECIRFHIAEKRLQLKCEIGTTFHSWKCESMGEEVALSWTEEEEKKFRDIIVRNRPSLNKNFWDQLYLNFPYKRRESMVSYYFNVFLVGRRRYQNRMTPNHIDSDDEETEIGFSSNSFGHDVKICDSKSILCAQNQQSMDIDR from the exons atgGCCGGATGCTCCCCCTCTACTGCCGCCCCCTTCGAGTCCGTCGCGGAGATCCTTCGCAAGCTCCAAACCCTCGGCTTTTGCTCCGATCTTGATGTCTCCAACAAGGAGCCGCCCGGTGGCGAGAACCTCAGCTGTCTCTTTGATCAGATCCTGTCGGTCTTCCTCAAGGAGATCCGTTACAGGAGGGGGGAGATCCGCCCGCTGCCGGCCGTCCTTGGCGATGGACTCTCGGTCGACCTCTTCAAGCTCTACTCAGTTGTGCAAGGGAAAGGTGGCTACGATGTGGTGTCTGATGCACATGCATGGCCGTTGGTGGCCAAGGCGATAGGGTTCGACTCGGGCATCGGATCGTCGTTGAAGTTGGTCTTCTTCAAGTATCTGGATGCGCTGGACCAGTGTTTGCAAAGAGGTTCGGGCGAGAAGCCAATGCGTAAGCGAACGGGATATACGAACCCAAGCTCTTTGGTGACCAGATGCGGCTCTCCAGGGACTGCGAATCACAAGAAGGATTGTGATTGTAATTCTAGGCTGCTCCCAAGTACAAGTAAAGATCAATGCTCGACGCCGTTTGGTGATGTTGGGACCGATAGTGACGATGTTGTCATCCTGGAGGACACTGCTAATGGGGGGTTTAACCATCATAAGAGGAAGCGGAATGATCTGGCGGGAATGCTGGGTTGGGTTAGAAAATTGGCAAAGAGTCCTGCGGATCATCCTTCCATAGCAAAGGCATGGCCATCAGATAAAGGTAAAGGTAAGACTTATGCATCTGGGGAGTTCTATGCTCTGGCAATTCTGTCCAGGCAGGCAATGTTCTTCAGAAGAATTCGTCGAACGAACCCTAATCAGTTGCATTTACAG GTACTAGATGAAGAGCAAAAGATACACACTTCTGTATATGGAAATGGTTTTGGATCAACAAACCAGGTTAAAGCAACAGAAACCATTCTGGGGCTTCAAACTGCTGGGTGGCTTTCTAGAGATCAACAATGGTCCCTGAGACCTGTGGGTGCACGCTTTCAAGCACAAGTGCCAAATTGGACCAGCCAGCCTACAGTTTTGTCTACTGATTCTGATACATTAAAATGGTTGGGCAAACGGGCCTGGCCTCCTGAAAATCAAGAAAGGAGTCCAGTATTGGATTATGCTTCTATTGGAAGAGGGAGGCCCAATACCTGTCAGTGTGAATGGCCAGGCTCTGTGGAGTGTATTAGATTTCACATTGCAGAAAAGAGGCTTCAATTGAAATGTGAAATTGGCACAACTTTCCATTCTTGGAAATGTGAAAGTATGGGTGAGGAAGTTGCACTTTCGTggacagaggaagaagaaaagaagttcAGGGACATAATCGTTCGGAATCGTCCATCTCTAAACAAAAACTTTTGGGACCAGCTTTACTTGAATTTTCCTTATAAGCGGAGGGAAAGTATGGTGAGCTATTATTTCAATGTGTTTCTTGTCGGACGTAGGAGGTACCAGAACCGTATGACACCAAATCATATCGATAGTGATGACGAAGAGACAGAGATTGGCTTCTCAAGTAATTCTTTTGGTCATGATGTTAAAATTTGTGATTCAAAATCTATTCTCTGTGCTCAGAATCAACAGTCTATGGATATAGACAGGTAA